TTCTACAAGCTCCTAAACATGTACATCTGCACTCTAGCTCAACATGTGACATTCTCAAACACTTCTAATCATTTTCCACCATTGTCTATCGTTTACATTTTACTTCGGAAATATCTTACCTGTCAAAGCACAATAATACACCAGTTAAACAGTGTTCGCGGTGCGCGACCATGTCATGCGTCGTCCTCGACTGACTCGTCTTCCTCGACGGCAGTCAGTCATACACTGCTGATACGCAAGCTTCTAAGCACCATCTACTGGCGAAAACTTATATTGCACTTTGATGACAGACACTAAACAGTAGTTGTCCCTGTAGAAAATGActtttaaacacaaatgtaaataaataaaattatgggGGGCAACTATTTCTATGTATTGACACTTTAATGACATTtctcaataaaataaacaatttcattCTCATGACATGACAAATTGATCCTACTAATATTCCAAtcttaatctaaaaaaataacctATTTTCTGCTCTTTATTTCTtgaaatatgcattttttttaatgtattaaactCACAGAATGTTGTGATACATTTGTTGAATAACGATTGTACACATAGCATTGAACATTGCAGCATTGAATCTAAGCAAGCTGTCGAGCTGTTCAGACATGTGAATACGTCAGATGAACACATTCAACTGTAAAGAGcccctttttcctttttgtctCTCTCCGTGGCGCACCACAAATAGAGCACCGCTGACGTGTTTCTCACTGGAGAGAATCCAGAGAGCATCAGGTCAGGAAAAcctgagagagagcgagaagcGAGAAGCGAGAAGCGAGAAGCGAGAAGCGAGAAGCGAGAAGCGAGAAGCGAGAAGCGAGAAGCTTTGGCTCAAAGAACTCACTGGAGTGTGTGCGCACTGTGcacgcgcatgtgtgtgtgagaggtGGAAGAAAATAGCGCGAGCATGTGTGTGTCTGTCATCAACAGGCCCGGATACAATATCCGACGCGTTGGCGCTTTGGGATTGTGTACGTCTTCCCCAGTGAGTGGAGGTAGAGACAGATGAGACACACGAGTGGGGGACGACGATCCTCTTGGGTTGGTGTCCTGTTCCATGCGACAAATAATGCCACGTTGCATAACAATTTgcaatttgtgtgtttgtgttcgtCTTTGTGTTGGATACCCCCGACATGTGAGATCATTGCCATCATTTCCTGGGAACAAGAGTGGAAAAGTAGGGGAGGAAAACACAAATATTAGATTAAAAGATTTTGCAATAATTGGTCAGAATAAAAGGCGCATTGTGACGGTGAATGTAACCTGCCTGAGTGACCGTAAAAGGCCACATGGTTGACTCAGGGAGTGAATGGGGGCCTCGGGGCTATCTCTGAGAAGCGCTGCTTTATTTATAgatgtagaaaaaaagaaaaaaaacaacaactgccaACCCACTCTGAATATTGTGCCTCCCCCATTTTCAATTAGCCCCTCATGGGTGGAGTAATGCAATTGACTAGCCATCTCCCAGGGAGTCTTGCCTCAGTCTGATCCAGACTCCGCACAGGCACAAACTCTTCATACGGGAAGGTAAGACCGATCTATGCATCATCCGCTCATCTTCCcccccatccatccttccatcccaCTTCCACGCTCTCTTCACCTTTTCACCGCCGTCAGGCCTTTGGCCAGCAACCTCTTTAATCCTTATCATCCTAAACTCATCCCAGAGGCCACTTTTCACCTTTCAATTTCGACATTTTCACCCCTGAAGGCATCAGGCTTTACTTTGGCGAGCACAGATCATGTCTGATCTCATAGACGCGTTCAAGGCATCCACTTGATTGAGTCCTTTCGATGAGGCTGGAGATGAAAGCGATGCAGCAAATGGTGACTGCGCATTTTCATATTTTCGGCATCCTTGAAATGTAAATGCGAAGGAAAGAGGGCCAAAATCTATTCAAGAAAAATAGCAGGGgatgaaaaatatcaatattgagATGTAACGCATTGTTTCCGCTCCCGATATGGTAACGATACCCCAAGATTAGATATTGATACTAATGCTGGCAAACATGGGTATTGAGAGTACTTTTTCATTGTAATATCCTGAAGCAAAACAATCTCATATCTTACTATCACCAATATAGTTGGCAAGTGAGTTTCGGTATGAACATTTTTATAGTAACATTGTGAGATAAAcatatattgtgatatatatatatatatatatatatatttacaattatttcaaaaccaccattgtaaaaatatgacaataataTCATATCACATTACTGTATGGGCATCAGGTTGCACGGTACTTTGGTCAGAGACAAATTTATTTTTGGATCCACTGTTGATGTCTTTTGCTCCAATATATCGATAACCACGTGAATGCAGTCATCATTATCATATTCTCATTATTATTTGCAAAATCTTGCAAGATCATCAGGTTACTATATGGGCAATAACTTGTTGTACATGCTTTCCCCAAATCTATTCAAATTCGCAATCGTTAGCATGAGAAAACTATTCCGCTAAATCCTCCTGTGATTCCCAGCCCTCGCGTGCAAGCCTTCAGAACAGTTGTGGTGGGCTTTGCATGGGTAAACCTTCAGGACCCACTTGATGCGTCATCATCTCACCGGCTTTAGCTTCTCCACCATCAAATGTCTGCGAAACAGCTGCCGGCATGTCCGACCGATTGTATTTGTGGCACTTCAGAttagctgtttttatttttaggcgtCAGATAAATCCTTATGTAAGCTAGGTGAGTCATGGTGGGCAGCGACAGACAATGAGCGAATGTGGGCGGGGCCAACGCAAAGCTGAAGCTGCTCAGCTATCAAAGATTTTGGGTGGGACAAACTGTATCAAGAACGGACCGTAGACAGTGCAGAAGAGTTGGCCAGTTATTTTCTAAGGCCAATGGAGAGATGGGCTGGAGGTAAAAGCAGGTGAAGGAAAAACCACAACCCTGGATGGCATTTGCACAATTCTAAAAACATCTAGCCACAATTACTTGGTATCTAACATTATTTAAGGAGAAAAACAAAGCACTCCAAGCCTTGCCACGTATGTATACATTTGGAGACAGGTGGAGGAACTGGGTTGGGTTTACTATGCAAACGGCTGTGGAAGCGAGTGGCCATTTTTCCAAGTGCCATTCAAGCCACTTCTACACGCCGTGACAAGAGATACTGTAGTGCTGACAGCTGGAGGTTAGCTGATGGATGCATACAGTAGCAGGGTCAACGTTGGCATGCAGAAGTTGCGTGCGCGCGTGGATGTGCGCACCCCCTCCCCCTCTCACGCCCCAAGTAGACTGATAGGGCTTATTTATAACTTCCTTGTTTGGAGCCAGAACAAAATAAGAGCCTGCTGAGAGATGGAGCAAACATTGAGAACTTGGAAATGTGGAAAAGCAGACACAGTAACAATAGACGACCTTTCACACTCGTCCGTGCGTGTGTCTTTCTTGACAATCGTGTGAAGTGATCGCTCGTGGGTGAAAATGACCGAGCGCTACGACTGCCACTACTGCAAGGAATCCCTGTTTGGGAAGAAGTACGTCCTGCGGGAGGAGAATCCCTACTGCGTGAAATGTTACGAGAGCCTCTACTCCAACACCTGCGAGGACTGCAAGAAGCCCATCGGCTGCAACACCAGGGTGAGCCAGCGCGCACGCAAAATGGAAACACGGGCAAACATTCAAAGTCATTTGTACAAGTTTAACTTCAGAACGGCAAAATGAACGCGGTGATTTCACTGAAAAAATGCTCatgattagggatgtttgatagcacttttttcagaccaacaccagtacgagtactcaactcgagTAGTCAGACACTGATAAAACAATGcaacaattttaaagaaaggccTATCTCCcaagaaaaaaattgcatgaaatgttATGTCAATTTtgcattcttctaatttctagttcctgatcataaattTGGCCGCCGTCACAAGTACGGTGATACCTTCAAATAAGGTTGGTATCGGCACCGATACCTGCTTTCGGTAGTCACCCATCCTGAGCAATGATGGTAAAAACAGAGCAgtcatcagtttaaaaaaaaaaaacgaacttcAGAAATTTAAATCAATTGTCCAATATATGCTCCACATATTTTATGGCAtgctaagtaattttttttgaaaatgcaaGGGCAAATTATTTGTATCCTGACCTGTGCtgaacaaaaatgggaaaaaatttacatcaaattatcataattacatttttttttaatgacagcaaGTATTGTAATGGACAAATGTTGTAATATTAAATATGTAGACATTTCACTTATTTGCTCAAATATGAACAAAATGTATTCTTTGTGTTCAATAAACAgttttcaagtaaaaaaaaaacaaaaaacaaaaatttgctaagctaactttagcCTTGTTAACGGAATCACAGATTTATTCTAATTTCTCTTCACTCCTCACAAATTCGATCATGTAGATCAACATAACACACagacacttgttgctaggcagagttcaTAGAGCACACGactgtcaatttaaaaaaaacaaaaaacaaaatggcatctACCAGCCACGCCAAGCTCGTCAATTCACAAAGGAACGGGTGAATGCTATTTCTACATATTAACTCCGCAACTGAAGTCTGTACTATGATAAGCAGCTCCATCTGTTGGACCTGGCGGGGTACTGCACCCCCGTTCCTCGAGCTCAGTCCCCAATCAATTCGCACCCACATGCAATCGTCCCTGTCCCGGCAGGATCTGTCTTACAAGGACCGCCACTGGCATGAGGACTGCTTCAAGTGCTTCCAGTGCAAGCGCTCCCTGGTGGACAAACCCTTCTCCACCAAAGACGAGCAGCTGCTGTGCACCGAGTGCTACTCCAACGAATACTCGTCCAAGTGCCACGAGTGCAAGAAAACCATCATGCCTGGTGGGCAAGCAAATGAAACTATTATGGAGGGAGGTTCTTCTTCTCACCGTGTTGTTGCCGTCAAGGCTCCAGGAAGATGGAGCACAAGGGCAACAGCTGGCACGAGACCTGCTTCACCTGCCAGCGATGCCAGCAGCCCATCGGCACCAAGAGCTTCATCCCCAAGGACAACCACAACTTCTGCGTGCCCTGCTACGAGAAGCAGTTCGCCATGCAGTGCGTGCACTGCAAGAAGGTAGGGCGGCCGCAAGATGGCGGCTGCGAACGTTTCTCCTCAAAtaacgcggcggcggcggcggcaatgACGACGTGTTGTTGCTTGATCTCAGCCCATCACCACCGGCGGCGTGACCTACCGTGACCAGCCTTGGCACAAGGACTGCTTCCTGTGCACTAGCTGCAAGCAGCAGCTGTCTGGCCAGAGGTTCACCTCCAGAGACGACTTTGCCTACTGCCTCAACTGCTTCTGCAACCTCTACGCCAAGAAGTGCGCTTCCTGCACCACCCCCATCAGCGGTAATCAAACAACTTCAATACATCCCTTCGgcagctttgttgttgttgttgttgtgatccTCATAGGAAATCATTCCAATATTTCTAATTCAATAGACTGTCAATCctactaaataaaataacttttgttttaatatcgttacattttttgggggggggaaatgcagTCAAAAGCTGATTGTTTGTATTCCGGAAAAATGGTACTTTCcacctttcttttctttctttgttcctTTTTTCAAATTGAAACTGCTTTCCATTCTCATTCGCCTattgatgacgcagcatcaggagcaaatgGAAACGGGCGTtcggtatcttgctcaaggatacttcaacatggtcacaatggcatgggatcgaacccactctaccactgagccatgccacctcCGGAAAAGAGCAAAAGCTGACAGTGAAAATGTTGTCATATAAAGCCCGCAATCGGAATCAGATATAGACACATTTGAATATCTATATAACTCCAACTTGTGTTCAGGCCTCGGAGGCAGCAAGTACATTTCCTTCGAGGAGCGCCAGTGGCACAACGACTGCTTCAACTGTAAGAAGTGCGCCGTGTCCCTGGTGGGCCGCGGCTTCCTGACCGAGCGCGACGACATCCTGTGCCCCGAGTGCGGCAAAGACATCTGAAGGCCGCCGCAAACAGAAATACAGAAATACATACTCCTTTCTAATGTACATTCTTGTACGGCATAGCTACTATTTGACTAGAACGGATGAATATTGCTAACAGAATTACTACTTGCATGAATGTAGACGACATGTTTGCAAATATGAAGTATTGTGTAGAATCGATATGAATTCAGATTAACACTGCACGTTTCTAACTTTACTAATCCCTGTGTCGTGCATGGATTATTAGCCTCTGTACACTTGGTGTTATTGACTTGTGTCAAATGTAGATGTGCATGGAGTCAGGTTTACCGACTGAAGAATGATCCAAAATAAAGTGTTAATATGGTTATATCATGGTTATATCATTCATTTTGGGCAATTCTGGGCAGCAAAAGTGTTGGGCGagagctgagattcaaacccacaaccaAACAACTCTGACCATGCTGCCTTGTCTTCATCCACATTCATCTTTAGTGTCAATCTTCCATCCatgttttattgattgattgatttttacaTCAGTACCCAGTTCCCGGTCAAAAcaaaagctacaaaaaaaaaagaagtacattTTGGTTGAAATGACTCAATTTTAGGGTGAGTTGTGGGTCAATCTCAtgcaaataacaaaaacaatttttgtcCCAATGACGGCCAGGCGCAGCGCTCGGTTTTTGCGATGGAGTGAGGACTACACGGTAAGTTTTCCAATTCCTCAAacaactattattatttttttaagtgacttgGAACTTTTTGGTGTTACTGGAAAATTCTAGAGAAGTTGTGCTGTGTGGAACCATTTCACTTGCCAAACTATGtcaagagatcaaaaagctaaaatggaatattgtgtttttcagCCCAATTGGCACAACTTCAAATGATGAGCCTGAGAACTAAAACGAGCTTCTATATCGTCACCCTCTTCAAAGAATTGCCTTAAgtcttttgttttggggtttttttgggcaAAAATGGTTATATTGTTTTGCCTAAATCCTCTCCTCatgaataaatggttcaatttttGTGTGTCCTGAAAAAATGATTTTATGCGATTATTTTAAGTAGGCAATGAAATGTCAACATTCTTGCCAGATATCTGATATCTCTTAATCCATCAAGTATAGATTATTTTCACTGGATACATTTCTACATCTGCTAAATCTatatgcaataataataataataatgttaagaaaataaaatacaaaaaaaacaaagagcatTTGACCCTTCTGCAAGATGATAGAAAGCCACTTTTTTGAAACTGCCACCTCCAGAAATAGTTGGGTTGGGTGTCTCCCCACAAGCACAAGCGAAAGAGAAACAGATGAGTGAGCAGCAAGCATCCCACAACATTctcaacattctcaatgtttttGTAACGCGAGCCCGACGAcagctgacaacgaggcacttgAAGCCGTCTCACCACAGCAGCCGAGCCCTGCGCAAagcacattttttctttttgaaggaACTTATCAGCATGACTGTCAGACAAGGAAACAAATGATTGCCAAGAATGTACTTCATGGAAAGTGGGAATCAAAAAGGACCAGTTTTCGACTCCCATCCTGAATCGTTACTTGTCAGCATCTGTAGCTCCACTTCCTCACTTTCATACATTCCATGCTCATCTGGCATGATCAATCGAcatgaagtaaaaaaacaaaaaaactacgcAGTTGATCATTTGAAATGGCAcactttattgatttaaaaaaagatgttagTACAAATATAAAGTTGGCATCGCTGATCTTCAAAAAGTCAATAAAAGGTGGCAACCTTTTACAGCTCATGCAGGCTTTAGGAAGTCCAACTTAAATTAAGagtttgttttcaaaatgtgatcACATTTTGCATTAACAAAATATAAGGCCTTGATTTTACAGTCCTCTTTTGACTAGCTTGTTATTATGCTGTAACCACATCAAACACACATAACATTACAACATATATAGAATATTATGGACAGTTCTCAGttaacacagcagacacgtgtTTGTTTCCAAAAGCTACATTGCGGTTTCAAGGGCC
The Festucalex cinctus isolate MCC-2025b chromosome 11, RoL_Fcin_1.0, whole genome shotgun sequence DNA segment above includes these coding regions:
- the fhl2a gene encoding four and a half LIM domains protein 2a; this translates as MTERYDCHYCKESLFGKKYVLREENPYCVKCYESLYSNTCEDCKKPIGCNTRDLSYKDRHWHEDCFKCFQCKRSLVDKPFSTKDEQLLCTECYSNEYSSKCHECKKTIMPGSRKMEHKGNSWHETCFTCQRCQQPIGTKSFIPKDNHNFCVPCYEKQFAMQCVHCKKPITTGGVTYRDQPWHKDCFLCTSCKQQLSGQRFTSRDDFAYCLNCFCNLYAKKCASCTTPISGLGGSKYISFEERQWHNDCFNCKKCAVSLVGRGFLTERDDILCPECGKDI